A single window of Gossypium hirsutum isolate 1008001.06 chromosome A10, Gossypium_hirsutum_v2.1, whole genome shotgun sequence DNA harbors:
- the LOC107897477 gene encoding putative E3 ubiquitin-protein ligase LIN isoform X2, which translates to MASSLHQLLKEEGFEKDKLLKNQPDDSTALPIYICHGRKSSEITEHKDEKTVIRNGSSVFSSFKPKSDEPVIDEAAIKAVISILGGYTGRYLKDESYRAMVKDKCTSCLLSRRKAGSDGGIFMNMELGIESIDKLVEDRGNKKELRMKLLRNSIRLLSIVASLNCEKSRNGSTCGVPHSHLSACAQLYLSIVYKLEKNHRLSARHLLQVFCDSAFLARTHLLPDLWDHFFLPHLLHLKVWYHKELEHLSNLGNALKETKMKALSKLYNDQMDMGTAMFAMYYKEWLKIGAKVPPVPTVPLPSSSSYGSSRRRSSESHASVSSINRNLYQTVFGATTEWQSMELDRRIRTSIDICRLEAEENEFKYENYNQNKKKTHRRSSSSHIHNTPKTELWPETQKSGHFRFFSCQSRPKGCLVNGKIDVRNNSMRKLEHLDLPLSDLSKAIATICSSDVLSDCEIAIRVMTKAWLDSHGDSTIEAALTKAPIIEGVLEVLFASNDDAVMELAILILAEFITRSKVNRQIILNSDPQLEIFLKLLKNSSLFLKAAVLLYLLRPKANQMISTEWIPLSLRVLEFGEHLQTLYTIRCSPQVAALYFLDQLLTGFNEDRNLENACQVVSLGGLNLLMRNVEFGGVLERNKAALIISCCIRADGSCRHYVADKLNKAALIELMVGNCKDSNGSVIALLTELLCLNRRTQMMKFLNELLRGWGGLNAMHILLACLHKAQPEERPLVAALLLQLDLLGDPFRCSVYREEAVEVIIETLDCEKCNEKIQQQSAKALTMLGGRFSYMGEATTESWLLKQAGFHENLEDSFQKKEIGDNFLDEGEEEIENWQKKAAIALLNSGNKRFLAALSNSMAKDIPSLARASLVTIAWMSCFMHLAGDKDFQAMASSILTPRLLESSNPNRVLEERVLATFSLQQIRKSSEYIA; encoded by the exons ATGGCTTCTTCTTTACATCAATTGCTCAAGGAAGAAGGGTTCGAAAAAGACAAGTTATTGAAGAACCAACCAGATGACTCCACTgcattacctatttacatctgcCATGGCCGAAAAAGCTCGGAGATAACCGAGCACAAGGATGAAAAAACTGTTATCCGAAATGGGTCCTCAGTGTTTTCATCATTTAAACCAAAATCAGATGAGCCTGTAATCGATGAAGCCGCCATTAAAGCTGTGATATCTATACTCGGTGGATACACCGGTAGGTACCTTAAAGATGAGAGTTACCGTGCAATGGTGAAAGATAAGTGCACCTCTTGCTTATTATCGCGGCGAAAAGCTGGTTCGGATGGTGGGATTTTTATGAACATGGAACTTGGTATTGAGAGCATTGACaagttagtggaagatcgagggAACAAAAAGGAATTGAGGATGAAATTGTTAAGGAATTCGATTCGGCTTTTGAGTATTGTTGCTTCATTGAATTGTGAAAAATCGAGGAATGGTTCAACTTGTGGAGTACCCCATTCTCATCTTTCAGCTTGTGCTCAGCTATACTTATCTATAGTTTACAAGCTGGAGAAGAATCATAGGTTATCAGCTAGGCATTTGCTTCAAGTTTTTTGTGATTCGGCTTTTCTGGCCAGAACCCATTTGCTTCCTGATTTATGGGACCATTTTTTCCTTCCGCATTTGCTTCATCTTAAGGTTTGGTACCACAAAGAACTTGAACATCTCTCCAACTTGGGCAATGCTTTGAAAGAGACCAAAATGAAAGCTTTAAGTAAGCTCTATAATGACCAAATGGATATGGGAACAGCTATGTTCGCTATGTACTATAAAGAGTGGCTTAAAATTGGGGCTAAAGTCCCACCAGTTCCTACAGTGCCTTTGCCATCAAGTTCCAGTTATGGATCATCAAGAAGGAGATCATCTGAGTCTCATGCTTCAGTTTCTTCTATTAATAGAAACTT GTATCAGACTGTGTTTGGTGCCACAACCGAATGGCAATCCATGGAGCTTGATCGCCGAATCAGGACATCGATCGATATATGTCGCCTCGAGGCAGAAGAAAATGAGTTCAAATATGAAAACTACAATCAG AACAAGAAGAAGACACATAGGAGGTCATCATCAAGCCATATTCATAACACTCCGAAAACCGAATTATGGCCCGAGACACAAAAATCAGGCCATTTCCGGTTTTTTAGCTGCCAAAGTAGGCCAAAAGGATGCTTGGTAAACGGGAAAATTGATGTCAGAAATAATTCAATGAGAAAGTTGGAACATCTTGATCTTCCTTTGAGTGATTTAAGTAAAGCCATAGCTACTATTTGCTCCTCAGATGTTCTAAGTGACTGTGAAATCGCAATCCGGGTAATGACCAAGGCATGGTTGGACTCACATGGTGATTCTACCATTGAAGCTGCTTTAACAAAGGCGCCTATTATCGAAGGAGTCCTTGAGGTTTTGTTTGCTTCCAACGACGATGCAGTTATGGAATTAGCAATATTGATTTTAGCAGAATTTATAACTAGGAGTAAAGTGAATAGGCAGATAATACTCAACTCAGATCCACAGCTTGAGATCTTCTTGAAACTGTTGAAAAATAGTAGTCTATTTTTAAAAGCTGCAGTGCTGCTTTACTTGTTGAGGCCAAAGGCAAATCAAATGATATCAACTGAGTGGATACCCCTAAGCCTTAGAGTTTTAGAATTTGGAGAGCATTTGCAGACTCTTTATACAATAAGATGTAGTCCTCAAGTGGCAGCATTATACTTCCTAGACCAACTTTTAACTGGTTTTAATGAAGATAGAAACTTAGAGAACGCTTGCCAAGTGGTTTCTCTTGGGGGATTGAACCTTCTGATGAGAAATGTGGAGTTCGGTGGTGTTCTCGAGCGGAATAAGGCTGCCTTGATCATATCCTGCTGCATTCGAGCTGATGGAAGTTGTCGACACTATGTAGCTGATAAATTGAACAAGGCAGCTCTGATTGAACTTATGGTTGGGAACTGTAAGGATTCTAATGGATCTGTTATTGCTTTACTAACTGAGCTACTCTGCCTAAACAG AAGAACACAGATGATGAAATTCTTAAATGAACTTCTGAGAGGATGGGGAGGCTTGAATGCCATGCACATCTTATTAGCATGCTTGCACAAAGCTCAACCCGAAGAACGCCCCCTGGTTGCAGCCCTCTTGTTACAGCTTGATCTTCTG GGAGATCCTTTTAGATGCAGTGTCTACAGAGAAGAAGCAGTTGAGGTAATTATAGAAACTTTAGATTGTGAAAAATGTAATGAGAAGATTCAACAACAATCCGCCAAAGCTCTTACGATGTTGGGAGGTCGGTTTTCTTACATGGGAGAGGCAACAACTGAAAGTTGGCTTTTGAAACAAGCAGGCTTTCATGAAAATTTGGAGGATTCATTTCAAAAGAAGGAAATAGGTGATAATTTCTTG gatGAAGGGGAGGAAGAAATAGAAAATTGGCAAAAGAAAGCAGCAATTGCATTGCTAAATAGTGGTAACAAGAGATTCTTGGCTGCCCTTTCAAATTCCATGGCAAAGGACATTCCTAGTTTAGCACGAGCGAGCCTGGTAACCATTGCCTGGATGAGCTGTTTTATGCATTTGGCTGGAGATAAAGATTTCCAGGCCATGGCAAGCTCAATACTCACGCCCCGGTTACTAGAATCCTCGAATCCCAATCGAGTACTTGAAGAAAGGGTGCTTGCTACTTTCTCATTGCAGCAAATCAGAAAAAGCTCAG AATACATAGCCTGA
- the LOC107897477 gene encoding putative E3 ubiquitin-protein ligase LIN isoform X1, whose amino-acid sequence MASSLHQLLKEEGFEKDKLLKNQPDDSTALPIYICHGRKSSEITEHKDEKTVIRNGSSVFSSFKPKSDEPVIDEAAIKAVISILGGYTGRYLKDESYRAMVKDKCTSCLLSRRKAGSDGGIFMNMELGIESIDKLVEDRGNKKELRMKLLRNSIRLLSIVASLNCEKSRNGSTCGVPHSHLSACAQLYLSIVYKLEKNHRLSARHLLQVFCDSAFLARTHLLPDLWDHFFLPHLLHLKVWYHKELEHLSNLGNALKETKMKALSKLYNDQMDMGTAMFAMYYKEWLKIGAKVPPVPTVPLPSSSSYGSSRRRSSESHASVSSINRNLYQTVFGATTEWQSMELDRRIRTSIDICRLEAEENEFKYENYNQNKKKTHRRSSSSHIHNTPKTELWPETQKSGHFRFFSCQSRPKGCLVNGKIDVRNNSMRKLEHLDLPLSDLSKAIATICSSDVLSDCEIAIRVMTKAWLDSHGDSTIEAALTKAPIIEGVLEVLFASNDDAVMELAILILAEFITRSKVNRQIILNSDPQLEIFLKLLKNSSLFLKAAVLLYLLRPKANQMISTEWIPLSLRVLEFGEHLQTLYTIRCSPQVAALYFLDQLLTGFNEDRNLENACQVVSLGGLNLLMRNVEFGGVLERNKAALIISCCIRADGSCRHYVADKLNKAALIELMVGNCKDSNGSVIALLTELLCLNRRTQMMKFLNELLRGWGGLNAMHILLACLHKAQPEERPLVAALLLQLDLLGDPFRCSVYREEAVEVIIETLDCEKCNEKIQQQSAKALTMLGGRFSYMGEATTESWLLKQAGFHENLEDSFQKKEIGDNFLDEGEEEIENWQKKAAIALLNSGNKRFLAALSNSMAKDIPSLARASLVTIAWMSCFMHLAGDKDFQAMASSILTPRLLESSNPNRVLEERVLATFSLQQIRKSSDQYVHL is encoded by the exons ATGGCTTCTTCTTTACATCAATTGCTCAAGGAAGAAGGGTTCGAAAAAGACAAGTTATTGAAGAACCAACCAGATGACTCCACTgcattacctatttacatctgcCATGGCCGAAAAAGCTCGGAGATAACCGAGCACAAGGATGAAAAAACTGTTATCCGAAATGGGTCCTCAGTGTTTTCATCATTTAAACCAAAATCAGATGAGCCTGTAATCGATGAAGCCGCCATTAAAGCTGTGATATCTATACTCGGTGGATACACCGGTAGGTACCTTAAAGATGAGAGTTACCGTGCAATGGTGAAAGATAAGTGCACCTCTTGCTTATTATCGCGGCGAAAAGCTGGTTCGGATGGTGGGATTTTTATGAACATGGAACTTGGTATTGAGAGCATTGACaagttagtggaagatcgagggAACAAAAAGGAATTGAGGATGAAATTGTTAAGGAATTCGATTCGGCTTTTGAGTATTGTTGCTTCATTGAATTGTGAAAAATCGAGGAATGGTTCAACTTGTGGAGTACCCCATTCTCATCTTTCAGCTTGTGCTCAGCTATACTTATCTATAGTTTACAAGCTGGAGAAGAATCATAGGTTATCAGCTAGGCATTTGCTTCAAGTTTTTTGTGATTCGGCTTTTCTGGCCAGAACCCATTTGCTTCCTGATTTATGGGACCATTTTTTCCTTCCGCATTTGCTTCATCTTAAGGTTTGGTACCACAAAGAACTTGAACATCTCTCCAACTTGGGCAATGCTTTGAAAGAGACCAAAATGAAAGCTTTAAGTAAGCTCTATAATGACCAAATGGATATGGGAACAGCTATGTTCGCTATGTACTATAAAGAGTGGCTTAAAATTGGGGCTAAAGTCCCACCAGTTCCTACAGTGCCTTTGCCATCAAGTTCCAGTTATGGATCATCAAGAAGGAGATCATCTGAGTCTCATGCTTCAGTTTCTTCTATTAATAGAAACTT GTATCAGACTGTGTTTGGTGCCACAACCGAATGGCAATCCATGGAGCTTGATCGCCGAATCAGGACATCGATCGATATATGTCGCCTCGAGGCAGAAGAAAATGAGTTCAAATATGAAAACTACAATCAG AACAAGAAGAAGACACATAGGAGGTCATCATCAAGCCATATTCATAACACTCCGAAAACCGAATTATGGCCCGAGACACAAAAATCAGGCCATTTCCGGTTTTTTAGCTGCCAAAGTAGGCCAAAAGGATGCTTGGTAAACGGGAAAATTGATGTCAGAAATAATTCAATGAGAAAGTTGGAACATCTTGATCTTCCTTTGAGTGATTTAAGTAAAGCCATAGCTACTATTTGCTCCTCAGATGTTCTAAGTGACTGTGAAATCGCAATCCGGGTAATGACCAAGGCATGGTTGGACTCACATGGTGATTCTACCATTGAAGCTGCTTTAACAAAGGCGCCTATTATCGAAGGAGTCCTTGAGGTTTTGTTTGCTTCCAACGACGATGCAGTTATGGAATTAGCAATATTGATTTTAGCAGAATTTATAACTAGGAGTAAAGTGAATAGGCAGATAATACTCAACTCAGATCCACAGCTTGAGATCTTCTTGAAACTGTTGAAAAATAGTAGTCTATTTTTAAAAGCTGCAGTGCTGCTTTACTTGTTGAGGCCAAAGGCAAATCAAATGATATCAACTGAGTGGATACCCCTAAGCCTTAGAGTTTTAGAATTTGGAGAGCATTTGCAGACTCTTTATACAATAAGATGTAGTCCTCAAGTGGCAGCATTATACTTCCTAGACCAACTTTTAACTGGTTTTAATGAAGATAGAAACTTAGAGAACGCTTGCCAAGTGGTTTCTCTTGGGGGATTGAACCTTCTGATGAGAAATGTGGAGTTCGGTGGTGTTCTCGAGCGGAATAAGGCTGCCTTGATCATATCCTGCTGCATTCGAGCTGATGGAAGTTGTCGACACTATGTAGCTGATAAATTGAACAAGGCAGCTCTGATTGAACTTATGGTTGGGAACTGTAAGGATTCTAATGGATCTGTTATTGCTTTACTAACTGAGCTACTCTGCCTAAACAG AAGAACACAGATGATGAAATTCTTAAATGAACTTCTGAGAGGATGGGGAGGCTTGAATGCCATGCACATCTTATTAGCATGCTTGCACAAAGCTCAACCCGAAGAACGCCCCCTGGTTGCAGCCCTCTTGTTACAGCTTGATCTTCTG GGAGATCCTTTTAGATGCAGTGTCTACAGAGAAGAAGCAGTTGAGGTAATTATAGAAACTTTAGATTGTGAAAAATGTAATGAGAAGATTCAACAACAATCCGCCAAAGCTCTTACGATGTTGGGAGGTCGGTTTTCTTACATGGGAGAGGCAACAACTGAAAGTTGGCTTTTGAAACAAGCAGGCTTTCATGAAAATTTGGAGGATTCATTTCAAAAGAAGGAAATAGGTGATAATTTCTTG gatGAAGGGGAGGAAGAAATAGAAAATTGGCAAAAGAAAGCAGCAATTGCATTGCTAAATAGTGGTAACAAGAGATTCTTGGCTGCCCTTTCAAATTCCATGGCAAAGGACATTCCTAGTTTAGCACGAGCGAGCCTGGTAACCATTGCCTGGATGAGCTGTTTTATGCATTTGGCTGGAGATAAAGATTTCCAGGCCATGGCAAGCTCAATACTCACGCCCCGGTTACTAGAATCCTCGAATCCCAATCGAGTACTTGAAGAAAGGGTGCTTGCTACTTTCTCATTGCAGCAAATCAGAAAAAGCTCAG ATCAATATGTTCATCTTTGA
- the LOC107897477 gene encoding putative E3 ubiquitin-protein ligase LIN isoform X3 gives MASSLHQLLKEEGFEKDKLLKNQPDDSTALPIYICHGRKSSEITEHKDEKTVIRNGSSVFSSFKPKSDEPVIDEAAIKAVISILGGYTGRYLKDESYRAMVKDKCTSCLLSRRKAGSDGGIFMNMELGIESIDKLVEDRGNKKELRMKLLRNSIRLLSIVASLNCEKSRNGSTCGVPHSHLSACAQLYLSIVYKLEKNHRLSARHLLQVFCDSAFLARTHLLPDLWDHFFLPHLLHLKVWYHKELEHLSNLGNALKETKMKALSKLYNDQMDMGTAMFAMYYKEWLKIGAKVPPVPTVPLPSSSSYGSSRRRSSESHASVSSINRNLYQTVFGATTEWQSMELDRRIRTSIDICRLEAEENEFKYENYNQNKKKTHRRSSSSHIHNTPKTELWPETQKSGHFRFFSCQSRPKGCLVNGKIDVRNNSMRKLEHLDLPLSDLSKAIATICSSDVLSDCEIAIRVMTKAWLDSHGDSTIEAALTKAPIIEGVLEVLFASNDDAVMELAILILAEFITRSKVNRQIILNSDPQLEIFLKLLKNSSLFLKAAVLLYLLRPKANQMISTEWIPLSLRVLEFGEHLQTLYTIRCSPQVAALYFLDQLLTGFNEDRNLENACQVVSLGGLNLLMRNVEFGGVLERNKAALIISCCIRADGSCRHYVADKLNKAALIELMVGNCKDSNGSVIALLTELLCLNRRTQMMKFLNELLRGWGGLNAMHILLACLHKAQPEERPLVAALLLQLDLLGDPFRCSVYREEAVEAFMKIWRIHFKRRK, from the exons ATGGCTTCTTCTTTACATCAATTGCTCAAGGAAGAAGGGTTCGAAAAAGACAAGTTATTGAAGAACCAACCAGATGACTCCACTgcattacctatttacatctgcCATGGCCGAAAAAGCTCGGAGATAACCGAGCACAAGGATGAAAAAACTGTTATCCGAAATGGGTCCTCAGTGTTTTCATCATTTAAACCAAAATCAGATGAGCCTGTAATCGATGAAGCCGCCATTAAAGCTGTGATATCTATACTCGGTGGATACACCGGTAGGTACCTTAAAGATGAGAGTTACCGTGCAATGGTGAAAGATAAGTGCACCTCTTGCTTATTATCGCGGCGAAAAGCTGGTTCGGATGGTGGGATTTTTATGAACATGGAACTTGGTATTGAGAGCATTGACaagttagtggaagatcgagggAACAAAAAGGAATTGAGGATGAAATTGTTAAGGAATTCGATTCGGCTTTTGAGTATTGTTGCTTCATTGAATTGTGAAAAATCGAGGAATGGTTCAACTTGTGGAGTACCCCATTCTCATCTTTCAGCTTGTGCTCAGCTATACTTATCTATAGTTTACAAGCTGGAGAAGAATCATAGGTTATCAGCTAGGCATTTGCTTCAAGTTTTTTGTGATTCGGCTTTTCTGGCCAGAACCCATTTGCTTCCTGATTTATGGGACCATTTTTTCCTTCCGCATTTGCTTCATCTTAAGGTTTGGTACCACAAAGAACTTGAACATCTCTCCAACTTGGGCAATGCTTTGAAAGAGACCAAAATGAAAGCTTTAAGTAAGCTCTATAATGACCAAATGGATATGGGAACAGCTATGTTCGCTATGTACTATAAAGAGTGGCTTAAAATTGGGGCTAAAGTCCCACCAGTTCCTACAGTGCCTTTGCCATCAAGTTCCAGTTATGGATCATCAAGAAGGAGATCATCTGAGTCTCATGCTTCAGTTTCTTCTATTAATAGAAACTT GTATCAGACTGTGTTTGGTGCCACAACCGAATGGCAATCCATGGAGCTTGATCGCCGAATCAGGACATCGATCGATATATGTCGCCTCGAGGCAGAAGAAAATGAGTTCAAATATGAAAACTACAATCAG AACAAGAAGAAGACACATAGGAGGTCATCATCAAGCCATATTCATAACACTCCGAAAACCGAATTATGGCCCGAGACACAAAAATCAGGCCATTTCCGGTTTTTTAGCTGCCAAAGTAGGCCAAAAGGATGCTTGGTAAACGGGAAAATTGATGTCAGAAATAATTCAATGAGAAAGTTGGAACATCTTGATCTTCCTTTGAGTGATTTAAGTAAAGCCATAGCTACTATTTGCTCCTCAGATGTTCTAAGTGACTGTGAAATCGCAATCCGGGTAATGACCAAGGCATGGTTGGACTCACATGGTGATTCTACCATTGAAGCTGCTTTAACAAAGGCGCCTATTATCGAAGGAGTCCTTGAGGTTTTGTTTGCTTCCAACGACGATGCAGTTATGGAATTAGCAATATTGATTTTAGCAGAATTTATAACTAGGAGTAAAGTGAATAGGCAGATAATACTCAACTCAGATCCACAGCTTGAGATCTTCTTGAAACTGTTGAAAAATAGTAGTCTATTTTTAAAAGCTGCAGTGCTGCTTTACTTGTTGAGGCCAAAGGCAAATCAAATGATATCAACTGAGTGGATACCCCTAAGCCTTAGAGTTTTAGAATTTGGAGAGCATTTGCAGACTCTTTATACAATAAGATGTAGTCCTCAAGTGGCAGCATTATACTTCCTAGACCAACTTTTAACTGGTTTTAATGAAGATAGAAACTTAGAGAACGCTTGCCAAGTGGTTTCTCTTGGGGGATTGAACCTTCTGATGAGAAATGTGGAGTTCGGTGGTGTTCTCGAGCGGAATAAGGCTGCCTTGATCATATCCTGCTGCATTCGAGCTGATGGAAGTTGTCGACACTATGTAGCTGATAAATTGAACAAGGCAGCTCTGATTGAACTTATGGTTGGGAACTGTAAGGATTCTAATGGATCTGTTATTGCTTTACTAACTGAGCTACTCTGCCTAAACAG AAGAACACAGATGATGAAATTCTTAAATGAACTTCTGAGAGGATGGGGAGGCTTGAATGCCATGCACATCTTATTAGCATGCTTGCACAAAGCTCAACCCGAAGAACGCCCCCTGGTTGCAGCCCTCTTGTTACAGCTTGATCTTCTG GGAGATCCTTTTAGATGCAGTGTCTACAGAGAAGAAGCAGTTGAG GCTTTCATGAAAATTTGGAGGATTCATTTCAAAAGAAGGAAATAG
- the LOC107897477 gene encoding putative E3 ubiquitin-protein ligase LIN isoform X4, with protein MASSLHQLLKEEGFEKDKLLKNQPDDSTALPIYICHGRKSSEITEHKDEKTVIRNGSSVFSSFKPKSDEPVIDEAAIKAVISILGGYTGRYLKDESYRAMVKDKCTSCLLSRRKAGSDGGIFMNMELGIESIDKLVEDRGNKKELRMKLLRNSIRLLSIVASLNCEKSRNGSTCGVPHSHLSACAQLYLSIVYKLEKNHRLSARHLLQVFCDSAFLARTHLLPDLWDHFFLPHLLHLKVWYHKELEHLSNLGNALKETKMKALSKLYNDQMDMGTAMFAMYYKEWLKIGAKVPPVPTVPLPSSSSYGSSRRRSSESHASVSSINRNLYQTVFGATTEWQSMELDRRIRTSIDICRLEAEENEFKYENYNQNKKKTHRRSSSSHIHNTPKTELWPETQKSGHFRFFSCQSRPKGCLVNGKIDVRNNSMRKLEHLDLPLSDLSKAIATICSSDVLSDCEIAIRVMTKAWLDSHGDSTIEAALTKAPIIEGVLEVLFASNDDAVMELAILILAEFITRSKVNRQIILNSDPQLEIFLKLLKNSSLFLKAAVLLYLLRPKANQMISTEWIPLSLRVLEFGEHLQTLYTIRCSPQVAALYFLDQLLTGFNEDRNLENACQVVSLGGLNLLMRNVEFGGVLERNKAALIISCCIRADGSCRHYVADKLNKAALIELMVGNCKDSNGSVIALLTELLCLNRRTQMMKFLNELLRGWGGLNAMHILLACLHKAQPEERPLVAALLLQLDLLSFYREILLDAVSTEKKQLRLS; from the exons ATGGCTTCTTCTTTACATCAATTGCTCAAGGAAGAAGGGTTCGAAAAAGACAAGTTATTGAAGAACCAACCAGATGACTCCACTgcattacctatttacatctgcCATGGCCGAAAAAGCTCGGAGATAACCGAGCACAAGGATGAAAAAACTGTTATCCGAAATGGGTCCTCAGTGTTTTCATCATTTAAACCAAAATCAGATGAGCCTGTAATCGATGAAGCCGCCATTAAAGCTGTGATATCTATACTCGGTGGATACACCGGTAGGTACCTTAAAGATGAGAGTTACCGTGCAATGGTGAAAGATAAGTGCACCTCTTGCTTATTATCGCGGCGAAAAGCTGGTTCGGATGGTGGGATTTTTATGAACATGGAACTTGGTATTGAGAGCATTGACaagttagtggaagatcgagggAACAAAAAGGAATTGAGGATGAAATTGTTAAGGAATTCGATTCGGCTTTTGAGTATTGTTGCTTCATTGAATTGTGAAAAATCGAGGAATGGTTCAACTTGTGGAGTACCCCATTCTCATCTTTCAGCTTGTGCTCAGCTATACTTATCTATAGTTTACAAGCTGGAGAAGAATCATAGGTTATCAGCTAGGCATTTGCTTCAAGTTTTTTGTGATTCGGCTTTTCTGGCCAGAACCCATTTGCTTCCTGATTTATGGGACCATTTTTTCCTTCCGCATTTGCTTCATCTTAAGGTTTGGTACCACAAAGAACTTGAACATCTCTCCAACTTGGGCAATGCTTTGAAAGAGACCAAAATGAAAGCTTTAAGTAAGCTCTATAATGACCAAATGGATATGGGAACAGCTATGTTCGCTATGTACTATAAAGAGTGGCTTAAAATTGGGGCTAAAGTCCCACCAGTTCCTACAGTGCCTTTGCCATCAAGTTCCAGTTATGGATCATCAAGAAGGAGATCATCTGAGTCTCATGCTTCAGTTTCTTCTATTAATAGAAACTT GTATCAGACTGTGTTTGGTGCCACAACCGAATGGCAATCCATGGAGCTTGATCGCCGAATCAGGACATCGATCGATATATGTCGCCTCGAGGCAGAAGAAAATGAGTTCAAATATGAAAACTACAATCAG AACAAGAAGAAGACACATAGGAGGTCATCATCAAGCCATATTCATAACACTCCGAAAACCGAATTATGGCCCGAGACACAAAAATCAGGCCATTTCCGGTTTTTTAGCTGCCAAAGTAGGCCAAAAGGATGCTTGGTAAACGGGAAAATTGATGTCAGAAATAATTCAATGAGAAAGTTGGAACATCTTGATCTTCCTTTGAGTGATTTAAGTAAAGCCATAGCTACTATTTGCTCCTCAGATGTTCTAAGTGACTGTGAAATCGCAATCCGGGTAATGACCAAGGCATGGTTGGACTCACATGGTGATTCTACCATTGAAGCTGCTTTAACAAAGGCGCCTATTATCGAAGGAGTCCTTGAGGTTTTGTTTGCTTCCAACGACGATGCAGTTATGGAATTAGCAATATTGATTTTAGCAGAATTTATAACTAGGAGTAAAGTGAATAGGCAGATAATACTCAACTCAGATCCACAGCTTGAGATCTTCTTGAAACTGTTGAAAAATAGTAGTCTATTTTTAAAAGCTGCAGTGCTGCTTTACTTGTTGAGGCCAAAGGCAAATCAAATGATATCAACTGAGTGGATACCCCTAAGCCTTAGAGTTTTAGAATTTGGAGAGCATTTGCAGACTCTTTATACAATAAGATGTAGTCCTCAAGTGGCAGCATTATACTTCCTAGACCAACTTTTAACTGGTTTTAATGAAGATAGAAACTTAGAGAACGCTTGCCAAGTGGTTTCTCTTGGGGGATTGAACCTTCTGATGAGAAATGTGGAGTTCGGTGGTGTTCTCGAGCGGAATAAGGCTGCCTTGATCATATCCTGCTGCATTCGAGCTGATGGAAGTTGTCGACACTATGTAGCTGATAAATTGAACAAGGCAGCTCTGATTGAACTTATGGTTGGGAACTGTAAGGATTCTAATGGATCTGTTATTGCTTTACTAACTGAGCTACTCTGCCTAAACAG AAGAACACAGATGATGAAATTCTTAAATGAACTTCTGAGAGGATGGGGAGGCTTGAATGCCATGCACATCTTATTAGCATGCTTGCACAAAGCTCAACCCGAAGAACGCCCCCTGGTTGCAGCCCTCTTGTTACAGCTTGATCTTCTG TCATTTTACAGGGAGATCCTTTTAGATGCAGTGTCTACAGAGAAGAAGCAGTTGAG GCTTTCATGA